The following nucleotide sequence is from Drosophila takahashii strain IR98-3 E-12201 chromosome 3L, DtakHiC1v2, whole genome shotgun sequence.
ACCGACAGACATAGACCCATCGGATAGACGTGTGAATTGCCATTCGAGAGTTTCACAGCCAATCAAGAGAGTTATGTCTTTGTATATTTGCACACCTCCTAGTGCGAGTGATGGCTAAGCGTAAGTGGAATGAAGTGTTTAAGGTGTATAAATTAGTGAAGATGTGTAGACGACAGCAGATATGTAAACGGCAGTTCGTTTCGCTGAAAGTACCTCTGAAAAGGgtgataaaaatcaaaatgaaacaaaCCTTGAACAAAAAACGTAATTTGAATTCGGGAATCTTCTTTTCAAATACTGCTTCccgtaataaataatttcaatcTATACGTTGGTCTGAACCAAATGACGAACACTTATgtgaaatgttttaaataatacttaTCTGTCTCTTTTATAGCCTACTTCTACTTAATAAAGCAGTAACCTCACCCATCTCACGAAACTTCGAGTTCGTTTCCTAAGTCATTTGTTTTGGCCTCTATTCCCTGCCCAAGTCTCTGGTCTCCCGTTGAGCTGATATAAACTTGTGTCATCTGTCTTGGCTTGTCataattacatttatataGTCAACATCTAGGTAGCCTGACATTTGGAAATATGTCAGCCCGCACTGTTATGTAATGAATAACGCATTGGCTGGCCAGGATTTTCTGGTCCCCACTTGATGGATATACACGTAAGCACAGACGCCGTGACAGTTGAATTGAAAATACATATACATGTATTGATATGTACTTGTATATTGAACAAATTTCTGCTGTAGATGGCAAGGAAAAGTTTGGTCATGTGTCAATGGAATGAAGCTTTTTACGTCAGCGTCCAGAGGGAGAAATATAGAGATTTGTTTAAGAAGTTTGTAGATTAACGCCGTAACATAACTGGTgtaatacataattattgggcagacaattaaaaaaaaatgtaatattatagttattattatttaaaagatcTTTCGATAGCCATTTTATCGGTAGCCAAAAAGTacttaaattgcttgcattttcgTCACGGGactttagaaatttttgtttgaatgCTCTTTCTCTCCCCTCTAGaaacacttaaaaaattttggttAAAAGTGTGATAAATTCAGTTTTAGACAGAATTCAtgctataaatttttattctcttttacttttacatttttgatcGCTTCTTAACTCGCTAAgacaataaattatttaaaaataataaaacaaacaaaaagtcaATACGCAAACAACACATCAAATTAAGAATTCTTAAATTATCCTTACACAATTTTTGAACATATATTAAGAAAACAATTGGGctacaaattataatatttataaagagtATAAcctaattgtatttaaatatttactgtcATTGAGCTAAAGTAACATATAATATTGATATTTGTACATAATTTCACTggcaccaaaatgttcaatttctttctttttcttatactattttttttaagtcgttGTGTTCTTTTAGGTTCTTTGTATGTTTTCGTTAGCTTCTGTTTTAATTTGGAAATAGTGTCatcttttataatataattgatttctaatcaaattgaaaaattttaagaaaaataaaaaaataatcataatgaTTTCTCCAGTCATAACGAATCTTTCTTTGAAGCCCATCGACTTTCTGAAGTTGATTAAATACTCTGTACATACCTAAACCTAAAGTACTCGAAATTGTTTTGGCACTCGAACGAATTCTCTGGCAATCACGACATGATCTCAGCCTGTCAGTGTTTGTGATCTCACCAGGGTGAGATCAAGGGGCGTGGCCTTTCGCACGAAGGTCGGGGATTCCGCCAAGCAGTGAGTCGCCGCTGCCGGCTCACTTAAGCTGGGACTGCTGGAGGTGTGGACCAGCGGACTGGTGGGATCCGCTCGAGATCTGAAGGACAGATCGAGGGGCTCCTCCAGTTCCGGACTGCTGGCCGTGGGAAACAGCAGCTCGGCCTTGATCTGATCCTTGAAGATGGGCAGCTGCGGAACTCCGGCGGCGAGCAGTACTGGTGGCAGGTGGCTGAATGGGGCAAAGGAGCTGTACAGCGGCTCCGAGTGGCTCCGGAAGATCTCGAGCAGCTCCTGGTGGCGTTGCCGCTGCAGTTCCGCATCCGGCTCCGAAGTGGCCGGAAAGTTGGGATGCCGCAGCTCGAACTTGGGTAGGCGGGTGGCGTTGGTGGATGAAGGTGTGGGGATCTGACCGCTTAGCACGCTGGTTGCTCCATCTTCATTGGGATCTCCCGCCGAAGATGCTCCCGAATCACTGGGCGTATTGCTGAGGCGAGATTCGAGCTTCAATTGCCGCTGGTGGTGATGATGATTGTGGTGAAATTTGACCGCCTGAAGGAACGAGGGTGAGGCGGCGCCACCAACTCCTGTGCCCACGGCCGCTCCCTCGATTTTGGGCGATGTTGCGGTGGCTGACTTAATACAGGGATTCGTCTTATCCTGATAGGTTTGGCGCGCCTGATTACTGGCCTGCTGCAGTCGCGCCAGCTGCTCCAGACTCGCACTGCTCACGCCGCCACCTGATCCACTTCCGCCCGAACCAACTCCTCCGACGCCCGTCGTTGTCTGTTGCTCCTGCAAGAGGCAGTGGATCTTGAACCAGTTGGACCGTCGACCGTAGCGGGAACCACTCTTTGACATCCCCACCAGGAGGCATTTGCGCAGCCGGCACGCCTTGCAGGCCGTTCGGTTCTTCTTGTTGATCACGCAGTCGCCGTTGTGCTTGCATCCTGCTATCGCCGCTATGTTGTTGTATGTTCGACCGAAA
It contains:
- the eg gene encoding protein embryonic gonad isoform X1 is translated as MNQLCKVCGEPAAGFHFGAFTCEGCKSFFGRTYNNIAAIAGCKHNGDCVINKKNRTACKACRLRKCLLVGMSKSGSRYGRRSNWFKIHCLLQEQQTTTGVGGVGSGGSGSGGGVSSASLEQLARLQQASNQARQTYQDKTNPCIKSATATSPKIEGAAVGTGVGGAASPSFLQAVKFHHNHHHHQRQLKLESRLSNTPSDSGASSAGDPNEDGATSVLSGQIPTPSSTNATRLPKFELRHPNFPATSEPDAELQRQRHQELLEIFRSHSEPLYSSFAPFSHLPPVLLAAGVPQLPIFKDQIKAELLFPTASSPELEEPLDLSFRSRADPTSPLVHTSSSPSLSEPAAATHCLAESPTFVRKATPLDLTLVRSQTLTG
- the eg gene encoding protein embryonic gonad isoform X2, whose product is MNLESLELHRSFFGRTYNNIAAIAGCKHNGDCVINKKNRTACKACRLRKCLLVGMSKSGSRYGRRSNWFKIHCLLQEQQTTTGVGGVGSGGSGSGGGVSSASLEQLARLQQASNQARQTYQDKTNPCIKSATATSPKIEGAAVGTGVGGAASPSFLQAVKFHHNHHHHQRQLKLESRLSNTPSDSGASSAGDPNEDGATSVLSGQIPTPSSTNATRLPKFELRHPNFPATSEPDAELQRQRHQELLEIFRSHSEPLYSSFAPFSHLPPVLLAAGVPQLPIFKDQIKAELLFPTASSPELEEPLDLSFRSRADPTSPLVHTSSSPSLSEPAAATHCLAESPTFVRKATPLDLTLVRSQTLTG